The sequence ACAAGCACAGGAATGAGGGACTATTATCGCTGTCACATGCCGTAATTCACCAAGAAGGAGCTTGAACCATGGACACCACAAGCTTCGACAAGACCAAGACCGAAATCGACGGCCCAATGCACGCTTCACTCCGGCACGATTCCGCCCATAAGCATGTGACCGGCAGCGCCGAATATATCGACGATATTCCCGAACCCGCCGGCCTCGTCCACGGCGCGCTTGGCCTTTCCGACCGGGCGCATGCCGAAATCGTCGCGATGGACCTTTCCGAAGTGGAAGCCACGTCAGGCGTGCTCTGGGTGATGGTTGCCAAGGACGTGCCCGGCGAAAACGATGTCTCGTCAGGCGGTCGCCACGACGAACCTTTGCTGGCCGAGACAAAGGTCGAATTCCACGGCCAGCCGATCTTCGCGGTCTTTGCCGAAACCCGCGACATCGCCAGAAAGGCGGCCCGCAAGGCAAAAATCACCTATAAGGACCTGCCGCATTTCACTGATATCGATACGGCAATTGAGAATGGCGGCGCGCTCGTCATCGATCCGATGACGCTGAAACGTGGCGATGCGAAGATCGAAATGGATGTCGCACCGCGTCGTCTCACCGGCACGATGCGGATCGGCGGGCAGGAGCATTTTTATCTCGAAAGCCACATCGCCATGGCCGTGCCGGGCGAAGATGACGAGGTGACGCTGTGGAGTTCCACCCAGCATCCAAGCGAAATCCAGCACATCGTCAGCCACATCCTGCAGGTGCCGTCCAATGCCGTCACCGTGCAGGTGCGCCGCATGGGCGGCGGTTTCGGCGGCAAGGAAACGCAGGGCAACCAGTTCGCCGCCCTCTGCGCCATCGCTGCCAAGAAGCTGAACCGGGCCGTGAAAATCCGCCCGGACCGCGACGAGGACATGAGCGCCACCGGCAAGCGCCATGATTTCCGCGTCGATTACGAGTTGGGCTTCGATGAGGAAGGCCGCATCCACGCCGTCGACGCCACCTACGCCGCACGCTGCGGTTTTTCCTCCGATCTGTCAGGCCCGGTCACGGATCGCGCGCTGTTCCATGCCGATTCCAGCTATTTCTACCCACATGTGCATCTCACCTCGCGGCCGCTGAAAACCCACACCGTCTCCAACACCGCCTTTCGCGGTTTCGGCGGGCCGCAGGGCATGCTGGGGGCGGAACGGTTTATCGAGGAAATCGCCTATGCCGTCGGCAAGGACCCGCTCGATATCCGCAAGCTGAATTTCTACGGCGAGACCGGCTCCGGCCGCACCACGACGCCCTATCATCAGGAAGTCGAAGACAATATCATCGCCCGCGTTGTCGAGGAGCTGGAGACGTCAAGCCACTACCGCGCACGACGTGATGCAATCATCGAGTTCAACAAAACCAGTCCGATCATCCGCAAGGGCATCGCGCTCACCCCTGTCAAATTCGGCATTTCCTTCACCATGACCGCCTTCAATCAGGCCGGCGCGCTGGTGCATATCTATAATGATGGCTCCATTCACCTGAACCATGGCGGCACCGAAATGGGCCAGGGCCTCTACACCAAGGTGGCGCAGGTGGTGGCCGATGCCTTCCAGGTGGATATCAACAGGGTGAAGATAACAGCCACGACGACGGGCAAGGTGCCGAATACGTCAGCCACCGCCGCCTCCTCCGGCACCGACCTTAACGGCATGGCGGCCTATGACGCCGCACGCCAGATCCGCGAGCGGCTCGTCAAATTCGCCACTGAGAACTGGAACGTGCCGGAAGAGGAAGTCGTCTTCCTGCCGAACCGGGTGCGCATCGGCCTTGAGGAAATCGCCTTCAACGATTTCATCAAAAAAGCCTATTTCGCCCGCGTGCAGCTTTCCGCCGCCGGTTTTTACAAGACGCCGAAAATCCACTGGGACCGCGCCGCCGGCCGTGGCACGCCGTTTTATTATTTCGCCTATGGCGCGGCCTGCTCGGAAGTGTCTATCGATACGCTGACCGGCGAATACCTGATGGAACGCACCGATATCCTCCACGATGTCGGCAAATCGCTGAACCCGGCCATCGATATCGGCCAGATCGAGGGCGCCTTCGTGCAGGGCATGGGCTGGCTGACGACGGAAGAATTGTGGTGGGACGGC comes from Rhizobium rhizogenes and encodes:
- the xdhB gene encoding xanthine dehydrogenase molybdopterin binding subunit, which translates into the protein MDTTSFDKTKTEIDGPMHASLRHDSAHKHVTGSAEYIDDIPEPAGLVHGALGLSDRAHAEIVAMDLSEVEATSGVLWVMVAKDVPGENDVSSGGRHDEPLLAETKVEFHGQPIFAVFAETRDIARKAARKAKITYKDLPHFTDIDTAIENGGALVIDPMTLKRGDAKIEMDVAPRRLTGTMRIGGQEHFYLESHIAMAVPGEDDEVTLWSSTQHPSEIQHIVSHILQVPSNAVTVQVRRMGGGFGGKETQGNQFAALCAIAAKKLNRAVKIRPDRDEDMSATGKRHDFRVDYELGFDEEGRIHAVDATYAARCGFSSDLSGPVTDRALFHADSSYFYPHVHLTSRPLKTHTVSNTAFRGFGGPQGMLGAERFIEEIAYAVGKDPLDIRKLNFYGETGSGRTTTPYHQEVEDNIIARVVEELETSSHYRARRDAIIEFNKTSPIIRKGIALTPVKFGISFTMTAFNQAGALVHIYNDGSIHLNHGGTEMGQGLYTKVAQVVADAFQVDINRVKITATTTGKVPNTSATAASSGTDLNGMAAYDAARQIRERLVKFATENWNVPEEEVVFLPNRVRIGLEEIAFNDFIKKAYFARVQLSAAGFYKTPKIHWDRAAGRGTPFYYFAYGAACSEVSIDTLTGEYLMERTDILHDVGKSLNPAIDIGQIEGAFVQGMGWLTTEELWWDGKGRLRTHAPSTYKIPLASDRPKSFNVKLAEWAENAEPTIGRSKAVGEPPFMLAISVLEALSMAVASVADYKVCPRLDAPATPERVLMAVERLKKV